The genomic window CTTTCGTCTTTGCGAATCCAAGGATTTTAGAATGGTCTTTAAACAAAGAAAGCGAATCCCTAATTCCGATATCGTCCAAGTTCAGGATCAATCTTCTCGAAGCTTTATCCATATAACGCGCGAATGCGTTGAGGAGATTCTCTCTTGTCCGATAATAATCCAGATGATCCTCGTCCACGTTCGTGAGAATCCGAACTTCCGCTCGGTGATTGTTGAAGGTTCCGTCGGATTCGTCGGATTCGAAAACGGCCCATTCTCCCTTTCCCCAAGAACCGCCTTTTCCGTTTAAAAATGCGACTTCTCCGCCGACCATCACGGACGGGAAGAATCCACAACGTTTCAGAAGAAACGCGGTCATCGCAGTAGTCGTTGTTTTACCGTGAGAACCCGCAACGGAGATCTGCTTTTTTTCGGACATCACTTGATGAAGAAGTTCGGACCGATGAACGATTGCAATTCCTTTCTCTTTAAATTTTTTAACTAAAGGGTGAGAATCCAAACGGATCGCAGAAGAATAAATCGCAAGATCGTAATTCTCCACCATTAGCGTATCGGACTTTCCGAGAACTGTGGCTCCGCTCTGAATCAATTTTTCAACAACGTCCGAGTGTTTCCCGTCGTAACCGCCGACTTTCATTCCTCTTTCCAAAAGGAGAAAGGCAAGAGATGACATTCCCGATCCTCCGATCCCAAGGAAGAACGGTCTTTGAAACGATTTCCAATCGGTTTGCATTTTAGTCCAGAGAGAAAAAGTATTTCGCGGTGTCTCTCGCCGCGTCGACGTGAGAGCACTGAAGAGATTTGATCGACATGTCGTTTAACAAAGATACGTCGTTCGCCAATTTGTCCAAAATTCTAAAAAGATGGGATTCATCTTCGTCCTTCTGATCCAATACTACCGCGGCTCCGTTGAGTTCGAAATACTTCGCGTTCGCCATCTGATGATCATCCTTTGCATATGGATAAGGGATCAAAATCATAGGAAGAGCAAAGGCCGCGCATTCGGACAACACACCCGAACCGGAACGAGCGATCACAAAGTTCGCCCACTCGTACTGTTCTTTCATGTTGTCCGTATAGGAGATGAGTTCCGCATCCTTCTTCGTTTTTTGTGAAACTTCTTCGTATAAGGCCGAACCGGTTAATAAGCGAAATCGAAATTGAGTATTGATTTCGTCGTGGTCCATCAGACGAACGACGATATTGTTGATCTGTCTCGCGCCTTGACTCCCACCCATTACGAGCACGTTAAACTGCTTCTTCTTTTTCGTGTCGTATTTTTCCGAAAACTTCAAAGACATCTTTGGAAGCGTTTTCTTTCTTAAAGGATTTCCTATGATCGACCAATCGCAAGGCACGGAATGGTCGACCGGAGGAAAACTAAACGCGGCCTTATTGGCGAAACGAAAAAACAATCGGTTCACGTTTCCGGGAATACAATTCTGTTCGCAGAGATAGACTTTTTTTCTAAAAAGAACACCGTATAAAATCGAAGCGACGGTCGAGTAACCGCCCATTCCGATGACTACGTCCACGTTGAGTTTACGGAAAAGCAAAAACGTTTTTAGAATCTGATACGTATAACGAAAGGGAAAAAGAAGAATGTTACTGGAAAGAGGAGGAAGATTGTGCCAGAGAACCTTACACGGAGCTTGTTCCAGATCCGGATTGTTTCGATTCCTCTCTAAAGAAAAAAGATATAAATTCTCATATCCGATCTGCTCTTTTAAGTCCGTAAGAACTTCCGCAAGAGCCACTCCCGGTGATATATGTCCTCCGGTTCCGCCGGCCGCGATTACAATCGATCTCATAGACCTAGGTTTTCCTTTCTCGTTATATTGACAAGAATTCCAAGAGAAATCAACACGATGAGAATCGACGATCCTCCGTAACTGACAAACGGTAAGCTGATACCCGTGATCGGAAAAATTCCGGTAACGACGAACATGTTGATGATAAATTGTGTTCCCAAGATAATCAAAATTCCAGCGCCTAAATAGAAACCGAAGGGATCCTTAACTTTCTGCACAAGATAGAACGCACGAAACAAAAGTAAAAGAATAAGAAAGATAAAAATCATAAATCCCACAAAACCGAAATCTTCGACAAACGTTGCTAATACGAAGTCGGTATGACTGTAGGTCAAATAACGATGCGCGTAACCCGAAGCGAGTTTATTACCGAACCAGCCACCGTCCAAAAAAGCACGAAACGAAGTCACGAGCTGGTGACCTTCGTCAAATCGGTAGCGATACGGATCCAACCAGACCTCCACCCTCTTTTTCCGATAACCGACTCGATCGATCAAAATATAAATCAGAGGAAGAGATACAATACCTACGACGAGCAAATTTCGAAAAGGAAATCCGAATAAAAAAATAAAACCAAGAATCACAAAAAGAATTTCTAATGTCGTTCCAAAAGCCGGTTCTACAAGAATCAAAACGATGACGGTCAGAAGTAAAACCGACGGGACCAAAAGTTTTTTGTAATCGGGGGCGGATTCTAATTTTAATTTTTTAAAAAGCGACGCGAGATAGATCAACACCGCCACTTTCGCGACTTCGGAGGGTTGTAATTGATATGGCCCGAGAGCGATCCATCTGTGAAAGTTTCTTCCATAGTAAGTCGAAACCGATTTTCCAACTCCGGGAATGAATACCAGAATCAAAAGTCCGATCGCGACTAACATTCCTAAGACAGCGAGTTTTTCGAGTTTCTGATACGGAAAGACGGAGAAAA from Leptospira stimsonii includes these protein-coding regions:
- a CDS encoding FtsW/RodA/SpoVE family cell cycle protein → MIDSIGRKWRELWVPGKTSLDVLLIVTIFILLFLGLCVMYSSSSITAWREFKDSEYFLKKQAIWICVSLVFFFFFSVFPYQKLEKLAVLGMLVAIGLLILVFIPGVGKSVSTYYGRNFHRWIALGPYQLQPSEVAKVAVLIYLASLFKKLKLESAPDYKKLLVPSVLLLTVIVLILVEPAFGTTLEILFVILGFIFLFGFPFRNLLVVGIVSLPLIYILIDRVGYRKKRVEVWLDPYRYRFDEGHQLVTSFRAFLDGGWFGNKLASGYAHRYLTYSHTDFVLATFVEDFGFVGFMIFIFLILLLLFRAFYLVQKVKDPFGFYLGAGILIILGTQFIINMFVVTGIFPITGISLPFVSYGGSSILIVLISLGILVNITRKENLGL
- a CDS encoding UDP-N-acetylglucosamine--N-acetylmuramyl-(pentapeptide) pyrophosphoryl-undecaprenol N-acetylglucosamine transferase, which gives rise to MRSIVIAAGGTGGHISPGVALAEVLTDLKEQIGYENLYLFSLERNRNNPDLEQAPCKVLWHNLPPLSSNILLFPFRYTYQILKTFLLFRKLNVDVVIGMGGYSTVASILYGVLFRKKVYLCEQNCIPGNVNRLFFRFANKAAFSFPPVDHSVPCDWSIIGNPLRKKTLPKMSLKFSEKYDTKKKKQFNVLVMGGSQGARQINNIVVRLMDHDEINTQFRFRLLTGSALYEEVSQKTKKDAELISYTDNMKEQYEWANFVIARSGSGVLSECAAFALPMILIPYPYAKDDHQMANAKYFELNGAAVVLDQKDEDESHLFRILDKLANDVSLLNDMSIKSLQCSHVDAARDTAKYFFSLD
- the murC gene encoding UDP-N-acetylmuramate--L-alanine ligase; translation: MQTDWKSFQRPFFLGIGGSGMSSLAFLLLERGMKVGGYDGKHSDVVEKLIQSGATVLGKSDTLMVENYDLAIYSSAIRLDSHPLVKKFKEKGIAIVHRSELLHQVMSEKKQISVAGSHGKTTTTAMTAFLLKRCGFFPSVMVGGEVAFLNGKGGSWGKGEWAVFESDESDGTFNNHRAEVRILTNVDEDHLDYYRTRENLLNAFARYMDKASRRLILNLDDIGIRDSLSLFKDHSKILGFAKTKADRKEDVFQDERIRDSKTALYRIEDGVLTFYFQNKEYSFSLKYPGEHYLKNALAAVLACFEAGAKLEELVRSIPDYSGVSRRLEYLGSKNGIEVYDDYGHHPTEIRAVIQSMEGLKKDGRAVILFQPHRYTRTQNLYKEFAESLDTGETVFLLPIYTAGEDPIEGVETKLIADAMSRPTKILSKDLEEGVAELGRFLKPGDKFVTLGAGNVRDWGIRFLKN